The following coding sequences lie in one Arachis stenosperma cultivar V10309 chromosome 5, arast.V10309.gnm1.PFL2, whole genome shotgun sequence genomic window:
- the LOC130983144 gene encoding uncharacterized protein LOC130983144, which produces MGNCQAIDKATLVIQHQSGKIERFYSSVSATHVMKTNPGHYVALVVSTTLCATTTTTKVTDKSSNNNNKNVHNNNNNQIRVTCIKLLKPTDMLLLGNVYRLVTTQEVMKGLRERKHTKKKNKSESAQKLGCVRKKNRLEMEKAARMFDPEDIQGTEPKIHGPRTTISSNNNNGGGASATAKTRFWQPSLQSISEVAS; this is translated from the exons ATGGGGAATTGCCAAGCCATTGATAAAGCAACACTAGTGATACAACACCAAAGTGGGAAAATAGAAAGGTTTTATTCTTCTGTTAGTGCCACTCATGTTATGAAAACAAACCCTGGTCATTATGTTGCCCTTGTTGTCTCCACCACCTTGTgtgcaacaacaacaacaaccaagGTCACTGACAAGagtagcaacaacaacaacaaaaatgttcacaataataataacaaccaAATTCGTGTAACTTGCATCAAGCTTCTCAAGCCCACAGATATGCTCCTTCTTGGCAATGTTTATAGGCTTGTTACTACTCAAG AGGTTATGAAGGGGCTAAGAGAAAGGAAGCacacaaagaagaaaaacaagtcTGAATCAGCCCAGAAATTAGGTTGTGTTAGGAAAAAGAATAGGTTGGAAATGGAGAAAGCAGCAAGAATGTTTGACCCGGAAGACATTCAG GGTACAGAACCTAAAATACATGGACCCAGGACAACAATctcaagtaataataataatggtggtgGTGCCAGTGCCACAGCTAAGACAAGATTTTGGCAACCCTCTTTACAAAGTATTTCAGAAGTTGCCAGCTGA